In Lepidochelys kempii isolate rLepKem1 chromosome 10, rLepKem1.hap2, whole genome shotgun sequence, a single window of DNA contains:
- the VASN gene encoding vasorin has translation MDHLILWTLLLLPPAAQVQGCPSGCQCNQPQVVFCTARRSHAVPSGLPPDTAYLYAFENGITSLHDDSFRGLPALQQLDLSQNKISSLQRNVFQPLTNLVNLDLSSNQLREITNETFHGLRLLERLYLDRNRIQHIHPAALDTLENLLELKLQNNQLHLVPPLNLPKLLLLDISRNSIATIEAGAFHMVNIESLKIAGLGLSSLDEELFQNLNNLHELDVSDNALGRVPEVLRRLRGLTRLSLAGNAQIAQLQAEDFGELPNLQELDISNLNLNTIPQDFFSVFPRLRAITAAENPFNCLCQLSWFGRWLQTSHVMLRRSEETRCHFPPKNAAKLLQHLEYSDFGCPATPTPTPTLRTTSPQPAVLLTSSGHSALEPSRAAPTREPTPRQDSSTQAPHTAAQGPTSPEMQICPPRTCLHGGTCQLDAHNHLECHCPDGFSGLYCEAEIQRTTLPPITQAPTQSKQISVKQVSSTSLTVDLKNYQQAKDQLKGIRLTYRNLSGPDKRPVTLSLPTSLSEYTVRALRPNSTYRLCTGPLGEKPSEGEFCIEAHTAVQGTHQQHLPVTQSKDSNLTLMIVPALAAVLLLVIAVTAVTYYLRHRRAKAHADAGVDSSPLELEGVKTCLENRDLATHSQKLPENVAMPNGLECEVPLMHQRYPSNNNTAPVKPSYF, from the coding sequence ATGGACCACCTGATCCTGTGGacgctgctgcttctgcctcccgCAGCCCAGGTTCAGGGCTGTCCCTCAGGCTGCCAGTGCAACCAGCCACaggttgtgttctgcacggcccGGAGGAGCCACGCTGTCCCGAGCGGCCTGCCACCGGACACGGCCTACCTATACGCCTTCGAGAACGGCATCACCTCGCTCCATGACGACAGCTTCCGGGGCCTCCCGGCACTGCAGCAGCTGGACCTCTCCCAGAACAAGATTTCCAGCCTCCAAAGGAATGTCTTCCAGCCCCTCACCAACCTTGTCAACTTGGATCTGTCCTCCAACCAGCTGCGCGAGATCACCAACGAAACCTTCCACGGGCTGCGCCTGCTGGAGCGCCTCTACCTGGACCGGAACCGAATCCAGCACATCCACCCAGCCGCCTTGGACACGCTGGAGAACCTGCTGGAGCTGAAGCTCCAGAACAACCAGCTGCATTTGGTTCCTCCGCTGAACCTTCccaagctcctgctgctggacatAAGCCGCAACAGCATTGCCACCATCGAAGCTGGTGCCTTTCACATGGTGAACATAGAGTCTCTCAAGATcgcggggctggggctgagcagcTTGGATGAGGAGCTTTTTCAGAACTTGAACAACCTCCACGAGCTGGACGTCTCAGACAACGCGCTGGGCAGAGTCCCGGAGGTGCTCCGGCGGCTCCGGGGCCTCACCAGGCTCAGCCTGGCTGGGAATGCCCAAATTGCTCAGCTGCAGGCAGAGGATTTTGGGGAGCTGCCCAACCTCCAAGAGCTGGACATCAGCAACCTCAACCTCAACACCATCCCCCAGGACTTCTTCAGTGTCTTCCCCAGGCTCCGGGCCATCACCGCGGCCGAGAATCCATTCAACTGCCTCTGCCAGCTGAGCTGGTTTGGGCGCTGGCTGCAGACCAGCCATGTCATGCTCAGGAGGTCCGAGGAGACAAGGTGCCACTTCCCCCCCAAGAACGCTGCTAAGCTCCTCCAGCACCTGGAATACTCAGACTTCGGCTgtcctgccacccccacccctacccccaccctgagAACTACCTCCCCGCAGCCGGCCGTGCTCCTCACCAGCAGCGGGCACTCTGCGCTGGAGCCCAGCCGCGCTGCTCCCACTCGGGAGCCCACGCCCCGGCAGGACAGCTCTACTCAGGCGCCACACACAGCTGCGCAGGGGCCGACTAGCCCCGAGATGCAGATCTGCCCTCCCCGGACATGCTTACACGGGGGCACCTGCCAGCTAGACGCGCACAACCACCTGGAGTGCCACTGCCCCGATGGCTTCTCGGGCTTGTACTGCGAGGCCGAGATCCAGAGAACAACCCTGCCCCCCATCACCCAGGCGCCCACGCAGAGCAAGCAGATCAGCGTTAAGCAGGTCAGCAGCACCTCACTGACAGTGGACTTGAAAAATTATCAACAGGCCAAAGACCAGCTGAAGGGCATCCGCCTGACCTACCGCAACCTGTCTGGGCCCGACAAGCGGCCGGTCACGCTCAGCCTGCCGACGTCACTCTCCGAATACACCGTGCGCGCCCTGAGACCGAACTCCACCTACCGCCTCTGCACCGGGCCGCTGGGGGAAAAGCCCTCTGAAGGGGAGTTCTGCATCGAGGCCCACACTGCTGTGCAGGGGACTCACCAGCAGCACCTGCCTGTCACCCAGAGCAAAGACAGCAACCTGACGCTCATGATCGTGCCCGCCCTGGCTGCTGTGCTGCTCCTGGTGATTGCTGTGACAGCAGTCACGTACTATCTCCGGCACCGACGGGCTAAGGCACATGCCGATGCCGGGGTGGATTCCAGCCCCCTGGAGCTGGAAGGGGTGAAAACGTGTCTGGAAAACAGAGACTTAGCGACCCACAGTCAAAAGCTGCCAGAGAACGTGGCGATGCCAAACGGCTTAGAATGTGAGGTCCCCCTGATGCACCAACGCTACCCCAGTAACAACAACACCGCACCGGTCAAGCCGTCCTATTTCTAG